Proteins encoded within one genomic window of Scheffersomyces stipitis CBS 6054 chromosome 3, complete sequence:
- a CDS encoding predicted protein (go_component nucleus~go_function transcription factor activity; zinc ion binding; DNA binding~go_process regulation of transcription, DNA-dependent; transcription), with amino-acid sequence MEKSKIKSILPKPSPSHPQQTPSPKLSGSATPLSGKRRSVASGLADSKKRRSLPTNISSNMSSVPAISKQTGHRPVTSCTFCRQHKIKCNASENYPNPCQRCERMGLKCEIDPQFRPKKGSQIQSLKSDVDELRAKIEILTKNESLLTQALNQHNILQQQQQQQQQQSYTPRAQSTHSTNSPVNFQSPQLYPAGTYQSSPNSISLPSGHLNDSVNSSTNPNQLAHVIQEGSDTSPSTNNTPNSQHLNREEVQYVSEFILGEVHLPLDKANDLHHIFMTKHLPFLPIITSRSATELYHKSQLLFWTVILTASLSEPDPTLYMSLASLIKQLAIETCWIRTPRSTHVIQALIILSIWPLPNEKVLDDCSYRFIGLAKNLSLQLGLHRGGEFIQEFSRTQVSLGPDAERWRTRSWIAVFFCEQFWSSVLGLPPSINTTDYLLENARVDQTLPKDFRCLISLSIFQCKLVNVMGISVTRPDGLLEPSNRAGSLNILDRELERLKFKLNIVDGSAIEIYYLYVKLMICCFAFLPGTPIEDQVKYVSSAYLSATRVVTVSSQMLKDNISLIELPIYVRQAMTYSVLLLFKLHLSRYLIDKYVDSSRQSIVTVHRLLRNTLSSWKDLKNDISRTAKVLENLNIVLYTYPDILLNDNLEAGGSIINRMRSHLTASLFYDLVWCVHEGRRRTMIDKSKKSESLEDTKIPPNSTTSTSVSKRPAPLPFYNQITKDDFKTITTTTPNGTTITTLVPTDQAMNQARNASGNKPLEINGIPLAMLEATGSIKDTIRESQTPAPEVDNPTTNAPILPSTALQHQSFAMLGHQPVDTTPNQPMFINSDSMQIQQPSLVDPASAQATPIQYIGAPINGVADQMDNFFQQQSNGWLNNDNYQDDDFLGWFDVNMRSDQ; translated from the exons ATGGAGaagtccaagatcaagtcCATCTTGCCCAAGCCGTCGCCACTGCATCCCCAGCAGACGCCCTCGCCAAAATTGTCTGGCTCCGCAACTCCACTTTCTGGAAAAAGACGGTCTGTGGCCTCAGGACTAGCAGACTCTAAGAAGCGAAGATCTCTTCCTACCAACATCAGCTCGAACATGAGCTCAGTTCCAGCCATA TCGAAGCAAACCGGCCACAGACCTGTGACTTCGTGCACCTTCTGTCGCCAGCACAAGATCAAATGTAATGCTCTGGAAAACTACCCCAATCCATGTCAACGCTGTGAAAGAATGGGTCTTAAGTGCGAAATCGACCCTCAGTTCAGACCCAAGAAAGGATCCCAGATCCAATCGCTCAAAAGCGATGTAGACGAACTCCGGGCCAAGATCGAAATCCTCACAAAGAATGAATCGCTTTTGACCCAGGCACTAAATCAACATAACATCttgcaacagcagcaacaacagcagcagcagcagctgTATACACCTAGGGCACAGTCAACCCATTCTACAAACTCGCCTGTAAACTTCCAGTCGCCGCAGCTCTATCCTGCTGGAACTTACCAATCCTCCCCGAACTCTATATCGTTACCATCGGGCCACCTCAATGACTCTGTAAATAGCAGCACCAACCCTAACCAACTCGCCCATGTAATTCAGGAAGGCTCCGATACTTCGCCGTCTACAAACAACACGCCTAACTCTCAACATTTgaatagagaagaagtgcAATATGTCTCAGAGTTCATACTTGGAGAAGTACATCTTCCTCTAGACAAGGCGAACGACTTGCACCATATCTTCATGACAAAGCATCTTCCTTTCTTGCCCATTATCACCTCTCGATCGGCGACAGAATTGTACCATAAATCGCAACTCCTTTTCTGGACAGTAATACTAACTGCATCTCTCTCGGAACCTGATCCAACGTTGTACATGTCGTTAGCTTCGTTGATCAAGCAGTTGGCTATTGAAACCTGCTGGATCAGAACACCCAGATCGACCCATGTGATTCAGGCTCTCATCATCCTCTCCATCTGGCCCTTGCCCAACGAAAAGGTGTTGGATGACTGCTCGTATCGTTTTATTGGTCTTGCTAAAAATTTATCGCTTCAGTTAGGTTTACACAGAGGTGGTGAGTTCATTCAAGAATTTAGTAGAACCCAAGTAAGTCTTGGCCCCGATGCGGAACGTTGGAGAACCAGATCATGGATTGCCGTTTTCTTCTGTGAGCAGTTCTGGTCCTCGGTCTTAGGTTTACCTCCTTCCATCAACACCACGGACTATTTACTAGAAAATGCCAGGGTGGACCAGACATTGCCCAAAGACTTTAGGTGCTTGATTTCGTTGTCAATTTTCCAGTGTAAACTCGTAAATGTCATGGGTATTTCTGTAACAAGACCCGATGGTTTATTGGAGCCTCTGAACAGAGCTGGCTCGCTAAACATCTTGGATCGTGAGTTGGAAagattgaagttcaaattgaacattGTAGATGGATCTGCAATTGAAATCTACTATCTCTAtgtgaagttgatgatcTGCTGCTTTGCCTTTTTGCCAGGCACGCCAATCGAAGACCAGGTTAAATACGTCAGCTCAGCTTACTTATCAGCTACCAGGGTTGTCACGGTGTCTTCGCAAATGTTGAAGGACAATATTCTGTTGATAGAATTGCCCATATATGTCAGGCAGGCGATGACGTACTCAGTgttgcttcttttcaagttgCACTTGTCGCGTTACTTAATTGACAAGTATGTGGACAGCTCCAGGCAGCTGATAGTCACGGTACACAGATTGTTAAGAAACACTTTGTCGTCATGgaaagacttgaaaaacGATATATCCAGAACAGCAAAGGTAttggaaaacttgaacaTCGTTCTCTATACCTACCCTgacatcttgttgaacgatAATTTAGAAGCTGGTGGTAGTATTATCAACAGGATGAGATCACACCTAACTGCATCCTTGTTCTACGACTTGGTGTGGTGTGTCCACGaaggtagaagaagaactatGATTGACAAGTCGAAAAAGTCAGAGTCTTTGGAAGACACGAAAATTCCACCCAACTCCACTACATCTACTTCTGTCAGTAAAAGACCCGCACCTTTGCCGTTCTATAACCAGATCACCAAGGACGACTTCAAAACCATCACCACCACTACACCCAACGGGACTACCATTACTACTTTGGTTCCTACTGATCAAGCTATGAACCAGGCTAGAAACGCATCTGGAAACAAACCTTTGGAAATCAATGGTATACCTTTGGCTATGTTAGAAGCCACAGGTAGTATCAAGGATACTATCCGAGAGCTGCAGACTCCAGCTCCAGAGGTAGACAATCCAACCACAAATGCTCCTATACTTCCATCTACA GCGCTTCAGCACCAGTCGTTTGCTATGCTTGGACACCAACCTGTAGATACTACGCCTAACCAACCGATGTTCATAAATAGTGACTCGATGCAAATCCAGCAACCCAGCTTGGTGGATCCAGCAAGCGCACAAGCTACACCTATCCAGTATATTGGTGCTCCCATCAATGGAGTCGCTGATCAGATGGATAACTTCTTCCAGCAGCAGTCTAACGGTTGGTTGAATAACGATAACTACcaagatgatgatttcCTCGGTTGGTTCGACGTGAACATGCGTTCCGATCAATAA
- a CDS encoding protein kinase (go_function protein kinase activity; ATP binding~go_process protein amino acid phosphorylation): protein MSTTVASTPRSASNINPNVVKRVHREVRFGNYILGSTLGEGEFGKVKLGWRKDGKHPSQVAIKLIKRASIQKDSDSEVKIHREINSLKLLNHPNIVNLVEVMKSGKYIGIVLEYASGGELFDYILHHKYLKENVAKKLFAQLVSGVDYMHSKGLIHRDLKLENLLLDKHKNVIITDFGFVNSYNKDKNDLMKTSCGSPCYAAPELVLTQSPYEGRKVDIWSLGVILYAMLSGYLPFDDDPENEDGSDIVRLYRYICKTPLTFPEYVSPLARDLLRKIIVPDPKKRININDIRNHTWLSPYANLLSIRQPEWDRIHKEKDMSAAVTAATASASSSNSQKRFSMINERTNSSALMIASSSSGSSHGRSYSSTSISQLYSSPSISSSLANAVALPKLNTNMTAMNTAELSTSTRSSPSPTKSSRGHTKSASISNTYPTASNALKAVVNDNNSRTSGNYHIFPNPAVSRSTTYTGTAISTIIESPTKTAQEGEHTIGLLPTTPVAPLDSNRLPHTHKKPRPTSYHPSSMTSTLISGNNSGSSVLFDYMKMPSPINVPMPQFLSTSPTKSSPISVTSSEVASSCSSPVGRSPRTGSNSRRNSVVTHVHVNGVLSNENTSNVNNGSPDAANKRNSVLSYLEDKIDTLELKESFNTSQLEKQKESHETTITPQINQSPTFDTQLSPSVNDVPVSQEAVQEVAPASKSKESLPENASDVEMISEKMKKSEGTVQMVQEKSQETVDSIISPAAIARRESARETSRHEHRNSSEVRSNKRDSISRDHREANKENKEQKKRNRFSILSFYSTYNSSSSNLSSMHSNTNNNSKTGHKKVLEPSTEANISSQNHSKDQKRINSSSSSQSKRSSISTSTATSSANAKEASAARKVMDFFKRRSVRIG, encoded by the exons ATGTCCACCACAGTTGCTTCTACTCCTCGTAGTGCTTCCAATATCAATCCCAACGTCGTTAAACGTGTTCACAGAGAAGTCAGATTCGGCAATTACATCCTCGGCTCGACACTCGGAGAAGGAGAGTTCGGAAAAGTCAAGCTTGGCTGGAGAAAAGACGGAAAACATCCCAGTCAAGTGGCTATAAAACTCATCAAGAGGGCTTCAATTCAGAAGGATTCCGATTCAGAAGTGAAAATCCATCGCGAAATCAACTCCCTCAAGCTACTCAACCATCCTAACATCGTCAACTTAGTAGAAGTGATGAAAAGTGGTAAATACATCGGAATCGTCTTGGAATACGCCTCCGGAGGAGAGCTCTTTGACTACATTTTGCATCACAAGTATCTCAAAGAAAACGTAGCCAAAAAGCTTTTTGCCCAGCTCGTAAGCGGTGTAGACTACATGCATTCAAAAGGTCTTATCCATCGTGACTtaaagttggaaaacttgCTTTTGGACAAGCACAAGAACGTCATAATTACCGACTTTGGTTTCGTCAATTCCTACAATAAGGATAAGAACGACCTCATGAAAACAAGCTGTGGCTCTCCTTGTTATGCCGCTCCAGAATTGGTGTTGACACAATCACCTTACGAAGGCAGGAAAGTCGACATTTGGTCTTTAGGTGTAATTCTCTATGCCATGTTATCTGGCTACTTGCCGTTTGATGATGATccagaaaatgaagatggtTCAGACATCGTCAGATTGTACCGTTACATCTGTAAAACACCTTTGACTTTCCCCGAATACGTATCTCCATTGGCCAGAGATTTGTTGCGGAAAATTATTGTGCCAGACcccaagaagagaatcaacATCAACGATATCAGAAACCACACCTGGTTGAGTCCATATGCTAACTTGTTGTCCATCAGACAGCCGGAATGGGACAGGATCCACAAGGAAAAGGATATGTCTGCTGCTGTGACTGCTGCTACTGCTTctgcttcatcttcaaattctcaAAAGAGATTCTCGATGATAAACGAAAGAACAAACAGCTCAGCTCTCATGATTGCTTCTTCGAGTTCAGGCTCTTCGCATGGAAGATCGTACTCATCAACTAGCATCAGTCAGTTGTACTCTTCTCCATCAATTTCGTCCTCGTTGGCTAATGCTGTAGCTTTACCTAAGCTCAACACCAACATGACCGCTATGAACACCGCGGAGTTGTCAACCTCAACAAGGTCAAGTCCTTCTCCTACAAAGTCGTCTCGTGGCCACACAAAGTCTGCATCTATCTCCAACACGTACCCAACAGCCAGTAATGCTCTCAAGGCTGTCGTAAACGATAACAACTCTAGaacttct GGCAACTACCATATTTTCCCCAACCCCGCTGTTTCCAGATCTACGACTTACACCGGTACGGCAATCTCTACGATCATCGAAAGTCCCACCAAAACAGCCCAAGAAGGCGAACATACTATTGGATTATTACCCACAACTCCAGTTGCACCTTT AGACTCTAACAGATTGCCTCATACCCACAAGAAGCCAAGACCTACCTCTTATCACCCATCTTCTATGACATCCACTTTGATTTCAGGCAACAACTCGGGCTCTTCTGTGCTTTTTGATTACATGAAGATGCCTTCACCTATCAATGTCCCAATGCCCCAATTCTTATCCACCTCCCCAACCAAGTCTTCTCCCATCTCTGTGACATCTAGTGAAGTAGCGAGCTCTTGTAGTAGCCCTGTTGGCAGGTCTCCCAGAACTGGAAGtaactccagaagaaactcCGTTGTCACTCATGTACACGTTAATGGCGTGTTGAGCAACGAGAACACATCTAATGTTAACAACGGTTCACCAGATGCAGCCAACAAGAGAAACTCTGTATTGAGCTACTTGGAAGATAAGATTGATACattggagttgaaggaacTGTTCAATACTAGCCAGTTggagaaacagaaagaatCTCACGAAACTACAATAACTCCACAAATAAATCAACTGCCAACATTTGATACCCAGCTCTCACCTTCCGTGAATGACGTACCTGTTTCACAAGAGGctgtccaagaagttgcacCAGCTTCAAAATCGAAAGAATCACTTCCTGAAAATGCATCTGATGTCGAGATGATCCTggaaaagatgaagaaatctgaAGGAACTGTGCAAATGGTCCAAGAGAAGTCGCAAGAAACTGTAGACTCGATTATTTCACCTGCTGCGATTGCAAGACGAGAATCAGCAAGAGAAACTTCCAGACACGAACACAGAAATAGTTCCGAAGTTAGACTGAACAAGAGAGATTCTATTTCCAGGGATCACCGTGAAGCTAACAAGGAGAATaaagaacaaaagaaaCGTAACAGATTCAgcattctttctttctacaGTACCTATaactcttcatcttccaacttgtcttCAATGCATTCTAATACCAATAACAATCTGAAGACAGGTCACAAGAAGGTATTGGAGCCATCGACAGAAGCAAACATTTCCAGTCAGAATCATTCGAAGGATCAAAAAAGAATCAACTCcagctcttcttctcaatcCAAGAGATCTTCCATTTCCACGTCTACAGCTACTTCTTCCGC
- the MCM6 gene encoding DNA replication licensing factor, MCM6 component (go_function DNA binding; ATP binding; DNA-dependent ATPase activity~go_process DNA replication initiation), translating into MANFVSSPGRIPSDAAHLLHSSQPASSIGREAFTPQSSQPLLFSESQGPSISTVPPSASVAGHRRQIAVPKVVDVTGEKVRESFESFIEEFVDPEIDDMSAPDAGQWDGRVYLAQIETMKSLEISTLYVNYQHLVGQENGVLATAILEQYYRFYPFLLKGLRHLLKKYAPALLHTSLVGQNAEDDDSSHKPGFSESSSSTGAPGQSNERVFQISFFNLPTINRIRDIRTAKIGSLMSISGTVTRTSEVRPELFRASFTCDMCSAVIEGVEQVFKYTEPTSCPSCENQSYFTLNVSKSQFIDWQRVRIQENSNEIPTGSMPRTLDVILRGETVERAKPGDKCKFTGTEIVIPDVSQLGLPGIKPQSVRDNRGVVSSELSSAISGLKSLGVRDLTYKLAFHACHVSSLVNKSNSNGEEQDSTEVDYQGSNDQEIFLTSLSDSEVSQLKEMVKDEHVYNKLVQSIAPAVFGHEVVKKGILLQMLGGVHKQTIDGINLRGDINICIVGDPSTSKSQFLKYVCGFSPRAIYTSGKASSAAGLTAAVVRDEETGEYTIEAGALMLADNGICAIDEFDKMDISDQVAIHEAMEQQTISIAKAGIHATLNARTSILAAANPIGGRYNRKLGLRSNLNMTAPIMSRFDLFFVILDDCNERIDTQLASHIVDLHMLRDEAIDPPYSAEQLARYIKYAKTFKPKMTKEARDFLVTRYKELRDDDAQGLGRSSYRITVRQLESMIRLSEAIARANCTEEITPSFVAEAYDLLKQSIIRVEMDDIEMEEDNEAVNDDDENDGSASNDNDNNIEPLQEDGAPAQLQDTPRPKKEKVSIGYDKYVSMMNLLVKRVSDDDSAGGEGLGAEELVNWYLTQKENEIATEQEYYKERKMAYKVLKRLVKDRILMSVINNESSLPDEEGASERVDKTIYILHPNCAILDFFDQTRSTEGDQEVDDTAEI; encoded by the coding sequence ATGGCCAACTTCGTCTCGTCGCCAGGACGAATTCCTTCTGATGCTGCTCATCTTCTCCATTCATCGCAGCCCGCTTCATCGATAGGCAGAGAAGCATTCACACCACAAAGTTCACAGCCACTTCTCTTCTCAGAATCCCAAGGCCCATCCATATCCACAGTGCCACCCTCGGCAAGTGTTGCTGGCCACAGAAGGCAGATTGCTGTACCCAAAGTCGTTGATGTCACAGGTGAAAAAGTCAGAGAAAGCTTCGAGCTGTTTATCGAAGAGTTCGTGGATCCGGAAATTGACGATATGTCTGCTCCAGACGCTGGTCAATGGGATGGCCGTGTATACTTGGCCCAGATCGAGACCATGAAGTCGCTCGAAATCTCGACGTTGTATGTCAACTATCAGCACTTGGTGGGCCAGGAAAACGGGGTGTTGGCTACAGCTATTTTGGAACAATATTACCGTTTCTATCCATTTTTGCTCAAAGGATTGAGGCatttattgaagaaatacGCGCCAGCTCTACTCCACACGTCTCTTGTTGGTCAGaatgctgaagatgacgacTCGTCTCACAAGCCTGGCTTCTCTgaatcgtcttcttccactggAGCACCTGGCCAGTCCAACGAAAGAGTGTTCCAGatatctttcttcaatttaCCTACTATCAATCGTATCAGAGACATCCGAACGGCCAAGATCGGATCGTTGATGCTGATTTCTGGTACTGTGACCAGAACTTCCGAAGTCAGACCAGAATTGTTCCGAGCCTCCTTCACTTGTGACATGTGTTCAGCCGTCATTGAAGGTGTCGAGCAGGTGTTCAAGTATACCGAGCCTACTTCGTGCCCTTCTTGTGAAAACCAGTCGTATTTCACACTTAACGTCTCCAAGTCGCAATTTATCGATTGGCAAAGAGTtagaattcaagaaaactCCAATGAAATACCAACTGGTTCCATGCCTCGTACGCTTGATGTCATATTAAGAGGGGAAACTGTCGAAAGAGCAAAACCCGGAGACAAATGTAAGTTCACCGGTACCGAAATCGTGATTCCCGATGTATCTCAATTGGGATTACCTGGTATTAAGCCGCAATCGGTCAGGGATAACCGAGGTGTAGTTTCGTCAGAATTGAGCTCAGCTATTTCTGGTTTGAAGTCCCTCGGGGTTAGGGACCTCACTTATAAGCTTGCCTTCCATGCCTGTCATGTGTCGTCTTTGGTGAACAAGTCTAACAGTAATGGTGAAGAGCAAGACTCAACCGAGGTAGACTATCAGGGCTCCAACGACCAGGAGATCTTTTTGACCTCGTTGAGCGACTCAGAAGTGTCTCAATTAAAGGAAATGGTAAAGGACGAGCATGTatacaacaagttggtgcAATCGATAGCTCCAGCTGTTTTTGGACACGAAGTAGTCAAGAAGGGTATATTGTTGCAGATGCTCGGAGGTGTTCACAAGCAAACCATTGATGGAATCAACTTGAGAGGTGATATCAATATTTGTATTGTTGGTGACCCTTCCACTTCCAAGTcccagttcttgaagtatgTATGTGGTTTCTCTCCCAGAGCTATCTATACTTCAGGTAAAGCCTCTTCTGCAGCAGGTTTGACAGCTGCAGTAGTCAGAGACGAAGAAACAGGTGAATACACTATCGAAGCTGGTGCCTTGATGTTGGCTGACAATGGTATCTGTGCCATTGACGAGTTTGACAAGATGGACATTTCTGATCAAGTCGCTATTCACGAAGCTATGGAACAACAAACCATCTCCATCGCCAAAGCTGGTATTCACGCTACTTTGAATGCCAGAACCTCCATATTGGCTGCAGCAAACCCTATTGGAGGTAGATACAACAGAAAGTTGGGTTTAAGATCCAATTTGAACATGACTGCTCCTATCATGTCTAGATTTGACTTGTTCTTCGTTATATTGGACGATTGCAATGAAAGAATTGATACACAATTGGCTTCCCATATTGTGGATTTGCACATGTTGAGAGACGAAGCCATCGACCCTCCATACTCTGCTGAACAGTTAGCCAGATACATAAAGTACGCCAAAACGTTCAAGCCAAAGATGACAAAGGAAGCTAGAGATTTCTTGGTCACCAGATATAAAGAATTAAGAGACGACGATGCTCAGGGTCTTGGTAGATCATCCTACAGAATCACTGTCAGACAGTTGGAGTCGATGATCAGATTGTCAGAAGCTATAGCCAGAGCTAACTGTACCGAAGAAATCACTCCAAGTTTTGTTGCAGAAGCAtacgacttgttgaaacaATCCATTATCCGTGTTGAAATGGACGACattgaaatggaagaagacaatgaagCTGTTAACGACGATGATGAGAATGATGGCTCGGCATCCAACGATAATGACAATAACATTGAGCCTTTGCAAGAAGATGGAGCACCAGCTCAGCTTCAGGATACCCCAAGaccaaagaaggaaaaggtaTCCATTGGCTACGACAAGTACGTTTCAatgatgaacttgttggtgaagaGGGTTTCTGACGACGACAGCGCTGGTGGAGAAGGACTTGGAGCTGAAGAGCTTGTAAACTGGTATTTGACTCAGAAGGAGAACGAAATTGCTACGGAACAAGAATACTAcaaggaaagaaagatgGCCTACAAGGttttgaagagattggtT
- a CDS encoding predicted protein (go_function tRNA binding), which translates to MWHTTSSYQNVPLEYSTELYFAEKYNTTTAELATAVQSRRAYSSQPEFAPSLLNLRLGEILRCEKHPDADKLYVSQIQIEKSASDGEKVARTVQVCSGLVNYIPVDQMQNRRVVVLTNLKPSKMRGVKSEAMLLAAEETNGESTTVELINPPKSALVGAKLTFDGFPSDSEPPRLKPKAWEAIQSHLKTNTKGEAIYLAEDGTEHLLRALESSEPAKSDTL; encoded by the exons ATGTGGCATACTACACTGTCATATCAGAATGTACCACTAGAGTATAGTACAGAATTGTATTTTGCAGAAA AGTACAACACTACCACCGCAGAATTGGCTACAGCTGTGCAGT CCCGTAGAGCCTACTCTAGCCAGCCAGAAT TTGCACCCAGTTTGCTCAACTTGCGGTTGGGAGAGATTCTCAGATGTGAAAAACATCCTGATGCCGATAAACTATATGTTTCACAGATTCAGATCGAGAAATCAGCATCCGATGGTGAAAAGGTAGCGAGGACCGTACAAGTATGTTCTGGTTTGGTCAATTACATTCCTGTGGACCAGATGCAAAACCGTCGTGTGGTCGTTTTAACTAACCTCAAACCTTCGAAGATGAGAGGAGTCAAGTCTGAGGCCATGTTACTTGCCGCAGAAGAGACAAATGGAGAATCAACCACAGTAGAATTGATAAACCCACCAAAATCGGCATTAGTAGGTGCTAAGCTCACGTTCGATGGGTTTCCTTCAGATTCAGAGCCTCCGAGATTGAAGCCCAAGGCATGGGAAGCCATACAGTCACACTTGAAAACTAATACTAAAGGAGAAGCCATTTACTTGGCTGAAGATGGAACTGAACACCTCTTGAGAGCACTCGAATCATCTGAGCCAGCAAAATCCGACACCTTG
- a CDS encoding predicted protein, translating into MLSRVLIRSAAVRTALPRATPVFRPSIVGTRFYSFKQEDQPRIRIGSTAPNFEVNTTSGKIDFHSYIGDNWVVLFSHPADFTPVCTTELGAFSKLKPEFDKRGVKLIGLSTEGVDSHNQWIKDIEEVVTGGEKFGFPIIADSTKEVAYKYDMVTEDDFKNLESGVVFTVRSVFVIDPAKKIRLTMTYPASTGRNTAEVLRVVDALQLADKRGIATPVDWTEGQDVIIPPTVSNEAAKEKFGSFKQVKPYLRFTKLD; encoded by the coding sequence ATGTTGTCAAGAGTGTTGATTCGTTCTGCTGCTGTCAGAACTGCTCTTCCCAGAGCCACCCCGGTTTTCAGACCATCTATAGTCGGAACTCGTTTCTATTCGTTCAAGCAAGAAGACCAAcccagaatcagaatcgGCTCCACCGCTCCAAACTTCGAAGTCAACACCACTTCTGGCAAAATTGACTTCCATAGCTACATCGGCGACAATTGGGTTGTTCTTTTCAGTCACCCAGCTGATTTCACTCCAGTCTGTACCACCGAGTTAGGTGcattttccaagttgaagccGGAATTCGATAAGAGAGgtgtcaagttgattggtCTTTCCACCGAAGGTGTCGATAGCCACAACCAATGGATCAAGGATATCGAGGAAGTTGTCACCGGTGGTGAAAAGTTTGGCTTCCCTATCATTGCCGATTccaccaaagaagttgCTTATAAATATGATATGGTTACTGAAgatgacttcaagaatctcGAATCCGGAGTTGTATTCACTGTCAGATCTGTCTTCGTCATTGACCCAGCCAAAAAGATTAGATTGACCATGACATACCCTGCTTCTACTGGTAGAAACACTGCTGAAGTATTGagagttgttgatgctTTGCAATTGGCTGACAAGAGAGGCATTGCTACTCCCGTCGACTGGACCGAGGGCCAGGATGTCATCATTCCTCCTACAGTTTCTAACGAGGCTGCTAAGGAAAAGTTTGGAAGCTTCAAACAAGTCAAGCCATACTTGAGATTCACCAAGTTGGACTAA